In Sphaerisporangium krabiense, the DNA window GAGCGTCGTCGCCCCCGGAAACAAGACCACGACCTACTCGGTCAACGCGGCGGGCGAGCTCACCTCCATCTCCGACCCGCTCGGGCACGCCTCCACCTTCGCCTACGACATCGCCGGGCGCACGGTGAAGGTCACCGACCCGCTGAACAACTCCACGGAAGCCGAATACGATCTGGCGGGTCGTCAGGTGACCGCCAAGGACCTGGGCGGCAGTACGACGCTGCGGACGTTCACCTACGGATGGGACGCGGCGGGCAACCAGACCAGCTCGTCCACCCCTGCGGGCTACACAACCCGCCGGGAGTACGACGCGTCCGGGCTGCTGGTACGGCTGATCGAGCCGGTGAGCGGTGCCGAGAACATCACCACCACCTACGGCTACGACGCGACCGGCGCCCTGACCCGCACCACCGACGGCCGCGGCAACTCGGTGTGGACCACCTACAACAGCCTGGGACTGGCCGAGTCGACGGTGGAGCCGTCCACGACCGCCTACCCCGCCGCCGACGACCGCACCTGGACCAACGCCTACGACGCCGCCGGCAACGCGGTGAAGCTGACCCAGCCGGGAGGCGTCCGGATCGACCGGCAGTTCGACGAACTCGGCCGCCTCGTCAAGGAGAGCGGTACCGGCGCCGCCGTCGCCACCCCCGACCGTACCTACACCTACGACCTCGCCGACCGGCTCACCGGCATCGGCGACTACACGCTGGAGTACAACGACAGGAGCCTGCTGTCCAGGGTCGCGAAGCCGTCCGGGCAGGTCGCGGCCTTCTCCTATGACTCCCGCGGCAACCCCTCCCAGCGAATCGACACGACAGGTACGGCCACTTTCACCTGGGATGACGCCGATCGGCTCGCCACGGCGGCCGAGCCGGTCTCCGGCCGCTCGTTCACCTACGGCTACGACAACGCCGACCGCCTCACCTCGCTGAACTCCTCGACCCCCGCCACCAGCCAGACGTTCACCTACGACGACATGGACCGCCTGCTCACCCACACGCTGAAGAACGGGTCGGGCGCCCAGCTGGCGAAGGTGACATACGGCTGGGACAAGGACGACCGGCTCCTCTCCAAGATCACCAGCGGCACGGCCGGGGCGGGCACCAACACCTACGGCTACGACCAGAACGGCCGCCTGACCTCCTGGACCGCGCCCAACGGCAACGTCACCTCCTACACCTGGGACGCCGCCGGCAACCGGACCGGAGCGGGGCAGCAGACCTACACCTATGACGAGCGGAACCGGCTCCTCTCGGGCGGCGGAAGTCAGTACACCTACACCGCGCGCGGCACCCTGGCCACCGAGACGAAGTCGGGCGCGACGACCGCCCTGACCTTCGACGCGTTCGACCGGCTCATCTCCGATGGCGACACGACTTACGCCTACGACGCGCTGGGGCGCCTGACCTCCCGTACCAAGAGCGGCGCGACCCAGCGGTTCACCTACTCGGGGCTCGGCAACGACATCGCCACGATCACCGACGGCTCAGGCGCGATCCAGGGCAAGTTCGGGCGCGATCCGTTCGGGAGCCTGCTGGGACTGCAAGAAGGCGGTGGCTCCGCTCTGGGCGCGCTCAGCGACCTGCACGGCGACCTGGTCGGCACGTTCTCCGGCACCGCCCTGGTCGACTCGGCCGCCTACGACCCGTTCGGCCAGAACATCGCGCAGTCCGGGGCCCGCCGATCGCTCGGATATCAGGGCGAGTGGACCGACCCCGACACCGGCAAGGTCAACATGAACGCCCGCTGGTACCAGCCGGGAACCGGCGCCTTCGCCTCCCGCGACGACTGGGACCTCGACCCGTACGCGTCCAGCCGGCTGAACAGATACTCCTACGCGGACGGCTCCCCGCTGACCCGCTCCGACCCCTCCGGCCACTGCAGCTCCGCCGCCGGCGGGTGGCCTCCGGCCCCATGCCCGGTGCAGGAACCGCGGACGCAGAAGAAGACGCAGACGCAGAAGAAGCCCGAGCCCAAGCGGGTTCCTCCGACCCCCAATGTCCCCACCGGCGACACCCTGACCAGGGAGAAGAACCAACAGAAAGAGCATAAAAAACCTAAGCCCAGAGAGCTTCCCCCAGACGGAAAGAAGGATCCCCAGACTGTCAGAGAGCCGAAGTCGGAGCCTGTGACCGTTCGGAATCCTTCGACTCCTACGACTACACCGAAGACGCCTCCGAAGTCGCCGAAGGAAAGGAAAAAGGACAAGACCCAGAGCAGGACCAAGACCATATCCAAGCAGCTGGAGCCCATGAGCACAGACGTGCTGGAGGGGGCGCCCAACTGCGGGCGAAATCCAGATCATCCGCTGTGCGGCGACAATCCGGCGAACATCTGCCGGTGGAACAGGTTCATCCCGGGCTGCGACGGCCATCCGGACCAGGACGCGCCGATCAAGAAAAAGAAGAAGAAGTCCGTCAAGCCGGACGATGGCATCGGATACGACCCCACGATCACCATCACTCCGCAGGGCCCCCCGCGGGACGTCACGCCCGACCCCGCCGAGATCCCGGTCGGCTCGGACACCGACGACGTCGTGAATGACATCGTCAACCAGGTGGCCCCCGACCTGCCCCTGGGCGGCGTCCCCCAAGCCGACCCCGGCTGCGACGCGCCCACACCGAACAGCTTCGTCGCCGGCACCCAAGTGCTCATGGCCGACGGTAAGCACAAGCCGATCGAGGACATAAAGATCGGCGACGAGGTCTTGGCCAGTGATCCCGCCACAGGGCAGAACGCGGCAAAGCCTGTCGTGACTCTGATCACAAGTATGGGCCTCAAGAAGCTCGTGGATCTCACCGTCGACACCGATGGCACAAGTGGCTCCGCGTCTGACGTGATCACGGCGACCGCTCCGCACCCGTTCTGGGTTCCCGACCTGAAGAAATGGGTGCCCGCCGGTGAGCTCAAGCCGGGGATGTGGCTGCGGACCTCGACCGGTACATGGGTCCAGGTCACCGCCATCGGTCGGCGCACCGTCGGTCAGCGCGTCTACAACCTCACCGTTGGTGATCTCAACAGCTACCATGTCGTCGCAGGTGGCCAGGCCGTCCTCGTCCACAACGAAGGCCCCCCGTACACCGACGAAGAGTGCTGGGCACTCGCGGACAAGTACAGGGACGAGGAGGTCAAGCGCATGTCCAACACCCAGAGGCGCAAGCACGTAATGATCGTGGGAGGTGTGGACTGCTTGACTGGTAAGTGGGCTGTGGGCAAGAAGAGGTCAAGAGCGGGTGACTTCTGCGCCGAGACCCTGGTGACTCAACAGCTTGTCGAAGGCGGATCCGATCCGAAGAACATCCGGTTCGGCCACCCGATGCATCCAGACTCGCAGAAGCTCGCGCCACCCTGTGCCAAAAGGTGTGAGATGGACTACGAGAAAAGGCAGTTTCCCCAGGATATCGACTGGGATCCCGACGGTACCTGGAAGGATATGGACTGACCATGGAATGGGACTGGTCCACCGTCCAGGCCTGGGGAGGTAGCGTAGAAGATATTCCGAGGACGCTGGGCGCCCTTTTGTCGGGCGATGAATCCGCACGTGACTCGGCATTCAACATGCTCTACTCGCAGGTCGCATCTTCGGGCGATCTGGTGTCGGCGGCCGCCCCCGTGGTCGATCACATTCTCGGGGATCTCGCCCGCAGAAGATCGCTTTCTGCGGAGGCGTGGCTCCTCCTGAATGTGATCTTCAGTGGGGGATCGTATGGTCGGCGAGTAACGGTGGACGGGGCCGATGTGGAGCTGGAGGAGTACTGCAGGGGAAGGATCATAGAGAGCCTGCCCCTCATCGGAGCCGTCACGCCTGGGCTACAAGATAAGCAATTCGAGTATCTGATGATACTCCTGAGCAAAGTCGGGGAGTTCTCAGTCGACGTGATCCCCATTATCGAACGTGAGGTGGCCGCCTCGTCGGGGGAAAGGTTGACCCATGCAGAGGACGCGCTGGAAGTGGCTCTCGAGATGGCCGCGGAAGCGGGGCTTCTCGACTAGGAGATCCCGGCCTTCTCTGGGTCACCTTCCGATTTCGATGCCGGGGCTCGGAGCGTGTGACGCGCTGTCAGTCGTCGTGGCGGCGGGTGGTCCAGGGCGGGTCGGGGTGATGGGTCGTCGAATGGTTCCACGGGTGCCTGGGGGCGCCGGCCAGGCTGTCTAGGTCGTCGTCCAGGTACCACGGGCGGCGGTGGCCGGGATCGTGGTAGGGGTCCCACAGATAGCGGTAGGGGTCGATGGAGGATCGCCTCCAGTGGGGGCGGGGGCGGTGGCCGCGGTCCTCCTCGGCGAACGGGCCATCCGCGTACCGGCCGGGATCGCCGTGGTCGTCAGGGCCGCTGCGGGGGTCCTCGCCGTCGCGGCGTTTGCGGGGGTCGGTGGTTTCCAGGTCCTCGGGTTTTAGGCCGGGGGTGGTGCCGCCGCCGAAGCGGGAGGTGTTGGGGGCGTGGAAGGGGGTGGCGGGGGTGTCGCGGAGGGCGTTGTCCATGGAGTGGACCCAGATGGGGCCGGGGAGGGTGGCGCCCTGGACGCCGCCGTAGGAGCGGCCGCCGATCTCCACGCCGGTCAGCGGGTGTTTGTAGGCGCCGCGGATGTCGCCCAGGCTGACGGCGGCGGCCAGGTCGGGGGTGTAGCCGGCGAACCAGGCCGAGGTGTAGTCGTTGTTGGTGCCGGTCTTGCCGGCGGCGGGGCGGCCGATGCCCTGGCCCTTCATCGTGCCGCGGGTGAAGACCCCGGACAGGATGTGGTTGACGGCGTCGGCGACCTCCTCGTCGAGGGCGGGCGAGCAGCTCGGGGCGACGGTGGTGCGCCGGCCGCGCCGGTCGGCGATCTCCAGGATGGCCATCGGGCGGCAGTACCGGCCGCGCGCGCCGAACGCGGCGAACGCGCCCGCCACCGTCACAGGGTCCATCTCGTTGACGCCGAGCGTGAAGGTGGGCACCTCTTTGAGCGGCTTGCCGTCGGCGCGGACCACGCCGAGCGCGCGGGCGGTCTTCACGACGTCGCACAGGCCGACCTCGCGCTCCAGCATCATGTAGAAGATGTTCACCGACTGCCAGGTGCCGGTGGCCAGGCTGTGCGGGCCGCCCTTGCCCTCGCCGCCCGCGTTGTGGATCACCGTGCCGGGCGCGTTGACCCGTTTGCCGGAGCAGTCCTTGTACCCCGAGGACGGCACGAAGCTGCCGGGCGTGTCGAAGCCCTGGTCGAACCTCCAGCCCTTGGCCAGGGCGGTGGCCAGCGTGAACACCTTGAACGTCGACCCGGCCTGGAAGCCCTGCCCGCCGCCGTGCGCCATGTCCGCGGCCAGGTTGTAGGTCGTCTTCGGCCCGTCGTCGCCGGGGTTGACGCCGTACTTCTTGCTCGCGGCGAGGGCCCGGATCCTGCCGGTGCCGGGCTCCACCATGGCCTCGGCGGCCACCTGGTGGTCCTTGGGGCTCACGTGGGCGGCGAGGGCCCGCTCGGCGGCCCGCTGCACGACGGGGTCGAGCGTCGTCTTGATGACCAGCCCGTCGCGGTACAGGCGGCGCTCCCGCTCGGCCCGGGTCCGCCCGAACGCGGCGTTGTTGACGATGTCCTTCTGCACGTAGAGGCAGAAGTACGGGTAGTCGCTCTCGGAGCACCCGCCCGGTTCGGCCCGCAGGTTCAGCGCGAGCGGCCCGGCCTTGGCGGCCTCGGCCTCGGCGCGCGGCGCCATGCGCAGCTGGGACATGCGGTCCAGGACGAGGTTGCGGCGCGTCAGCAGCTCGGCCTGGTGCTCGGGGCCGAGCGTGGGGTCGGTGACGAACGGTGTGCGCACGGCCCCGGCGAGGGTGGCGGCCTGGGCGAGGGTCAGCGCGGAGGCCGGCACGCCGAAGAACCGCCGCGCCGCGGCCTCCACGCCGAACGCGCCGCCGCCGAAGTAGGCGATGTTGAGGTAGCGCAGCAGGATCTGGTCCTTGGTGTACTTGCGCTCCAGGCCCATGGCGTAGCGCAGCTCCTGGATCTTCCGGCGGATGCTCGGCGCGCGGGCGAGGTCGCGCTCGCCCTCGGAGCGGGCGTTCTGCAGCAGGATGTTCTTGACGAGCTGCTGGGTCAGCGACGATCCGCCCTGCCGGATGCTGCCCGCCCTGGCGTTGGTCACCAGCGCGCGCAGCGTGCCCTTGACGTCGAGCCCCGCGTGCTCGTAGAACCGCGCGTCCTCGATGGCGACGATCGCCTTGCGCATCATCGGGGTGATCGCCGCGAGGTCGACCGACTGCCGGTTCTGGACGTAGAACTGCGCGAACTGCCGGCCGTTCTTGTCCAGCAGCCGGGTCCGCTCCGGCAGGGGCAGCTCGCGCAGCATGGTGGGCACCTCGAAGAAGTCGTGCGCGGCGTCCCGGGTCAGGACGCCCGCCCCGCCCACGGCCGGGAGCGCGATGGCCGCCACGAGCAGCCCGCCGACCACGCCCGCCAGGCCGAGCGTGGCGATGGCGAGCGGCACCGACGGCCCCGGCCACCGGAGCCGTGCGGGCTCGCCACCCGCCGCGGTGCGGCGGTCGGATCCCGAGGTCACGTGATAAAGGTGCTCACAGGAGGAACGTCCGCAAACGCCCCCCGCGGAACCTTTACGCTCCCCGGCTGATCTTCAACCCAAGTGAGGTGAACTGGTCGAAAACGCGATGGTAGCCACGCTCGATGTGGTTCACCCCGCGCAGCGTGGAGGTGCCCTCGGCCACCGCGGCGGCGAGGACGGCCGAGAACCCGGCCCGGATGTCGGGCAGCGTGACGTCGGCGCCGCGCAGCTTGGACACCCCGCGCACGACCGCCGAGTGCTTGGCGTTGGTGTCGTGGTAGCGGCACGCGGGCCCGCCGAGGCACACGTCGAACGTCTCGATCTCGCAGCCCATCTTCTGCAGCGCCGGCACGTACACCAGGCGGTTCTCGAAGACGGTCTCGTGCAGCACCGACATGCCCTCGGCCTGGGTGAACAGCACCATCAGCGGGGTCTGCCAGTCGGTCATGAACCCCGGGTGGGTGTCGGTCTGCACGGCGGCGGCGCGCAGGCCGTGCGGCGCGGAGGCGGTCAGCCACTCGTCGGTGATGTCGAACTGGGCCCCCATGCGGGCCAGGGTGGTGATCGCGGTCACCAGACGGTCCTGCGGGCAGCCGTGCACCCGCACCTCGCCGCCGGTGATCAGGCCCGCCACCAGGTAGGAGAACGCCTCGATGCGGTCGCCCGCGAGCCACGTCGAGGCGCCGCGCAGCCGCTCGACGCCCTCGATGACGATGCGGCGGTCCGGGCTGAGCTCGATGCGCGCGCCCATGCGCTGCAGGAACAGCGCCAGCTCGACCACCTCGGGCTCGGTGGCCGCCCCCTTGATCACCGTCTTGCCCTCGGCGAGCACCGCCGACAGCAGGATCGTCTCGGTGGCGCCGACGCTGGGGTAGGGCAGCTCGATGCGGGCGCCGCGCAGCCGGGTCGCCTTGGCGAATATGCCCGTGTCGCGCACCTCGATCTCCGCGCCGAGCGCGCGCAGCGCCTCGACGTGGAAGTTCACCGGCCGCCGCCCGATCGGGTCGCCGCCGACCAGCGGGACGTACGCCTCGCCCGCCAGGTGCAGCAGCGGGCCGAGCATCAGGATCGGGATGCGGTTGAGGCCGGTGAAGGCCTCGGGCACGCGGGGACGGATCTCGGGGCCGCGCTCCAGGGTGATCTCACGCTGGGTGATGTCGACCTCGATGCCGAGGGCCGAGAGCATCGCGGCCGTGATGCCGACCTCGCCCACCTCGGGGGCGTTGTGCAACGTGCTCGGCCCGATGCCCAGCATGGCCGCGACCATGTGCTTGGACACCGCGTTCTTCGAGCCGCGTACCTCGACGTCCCCGCGCAGGGGCCCGCTCGGGTCGATCAGCCATACCTCTTCGCTCACGGGGGACAGCCTAACCATGCGGCGCGCGTGGCCGAAGGTACGCGGGCGCGCTCACGTGGGTAACATATGCGGATCCGCACGCTGGTGCGGGGGCGCGTGACAGGACGGAGTGATCCGGTGCGGCATGTGCGCGATTTCGGAGCGACCGTGGGCGTCCTCGTCGTCCTGGGGGTGGTCGCGGGGTTCACGTGGTCGGCCCTCGCCCCCCGCACCCCGTATCTGATCACCCGGACGGGTCCCCAGCTCACCGATCCCACCACCCAGTCGCTGATCGCCGCCGACGGCTGGTTCGCCGTGGTCACCGGCGTGGGCGGGCTGGCCTGCGGCATCGTCGCCTACCTGGTCGCCCGTAAGGGGCGCCCGGTCGCGATGCTGGCGGGGCTGGCCGTGGGCGGGCTGCTCGCCGGGTTCCTGACGCTCAGCGTCGGCATGTCGCTCGGCGACTCCACCATCCGCGCGGCCGCCGCCGGCGCGGCGGCGATCGGCTCCCGGGTCGACGTGCTCACCGTCAACGCCAACGGCGTGCTGCTGGCCTGGCCGCTGGTCGCGGTCGCGGTCTTCGGCATCGTCGAGTCCGTGGACGGCTACCGCGAATCGCCCCTCCGCAAGCCGTACGCGGGGGAGCCGGGCACGCTGGACTCGTAGTACTCCAGTGACACTTCGCGATCTTGAGAGGTCGGGGTCGCATGGCGACGGCCACCGCGTGATCATTCGGAGTTTGTGAGGACAACCAAAGATCGTGCGGTGGCCGCGAGCCGCAGCGTAGACCCTGACGGTTGGACGGTCATCTTCAACGAGCTGATGGCCCGGATCGCTGGCCGGTTCGGCCGCGTCGAACCGCGCCGCGCCGCTGGCGTCTACGTGCGCGGGCTGCTGGCCGACATCGACCGTGAGAACTGCTGGAACCTGGCCGAACACGCCGCCGCCAACGGCCCGCAGACCCTGCAGCGGCTGCTGCGCACCGCCCGCTGGGACGCCGATGCGGTTCGCGATGACGTCCGAGCCTTCGTCGTCGGCCAACTCGGTCCCGACGGCGTGCTCGTCGTCGATGAAACCGGCTTCGTCAAGAAGGGCACACTCGGCAGGTGTGCAACGCCAATACGGCGGCACCGCCGGCCGGATCGAGAACTGCCGGATCGGCGTGTTGCCGGCCTACGCCACCCCAGCCGGGCGGGCGTTGCTGGATCGGCGGCTCTACCTGCCCGAGCACACCTGGCTGGCCGACTCCGACCGGTGTCACGCGGCCGGGGTCCCCGATGAGGTCGGCTTTGCCATCAAGCCCGCCCTGGCCATCCAGATGCTCTTGGCCGCGCTCGAGGCGGGCGTGCAGGCCTTGTGGGTGAGTGGTGATGAGGTCTACGGCCAGGACCCGCGCCTGCGCGCGGCCCTGCAAGAGCGGCGGATGGGCTACGTGCTGGCCATCGCCGGCAACCGGCGCGTCAATCTGGAGAGTGAAGCAGGTGAGCGCGGCCCAGGTCGCAGCGCGAGCCGCGGATCGGCACCGGCACCGCTACAGCGCCGGGGCGGGCGCCCAGGGCCCGCGCTTCTACCTGTGGGCCTGGGCCCGCATCGACGCCGACCAGCCGGCTGGCGATCCGCCGCCATCCGCTCACCGGGGAGCTGGCCTTCTACCGCTGCTACGCGCCCACCCGACAGCCGTTGATGAGCCTGGTGCGAGTAGCGGGGATCCGCTGGGCGGTGGAGGAGTCCTTCCAGGCAGCCAAAGGCCAGGCCGGACTGGATCACTACCAGGTGCACGGCTGGACGCTCTGGCACCGGCACATCACCCTGGCCATGCTCGCCCTGGCTCTGCTGGCTGCCATCGCCGCCGCCCAGCCACCCAACAGCCCAGACCACATCCCGCTGACCCTGCCCAAGATCCGCCGACTGCCGGCCATACTCGTGCCGGCCCGAGACCACTCGATCGCGGACATCCTGCGCTGGTCAGATTGGCGCCGCCATCACCAGGCCACAGCCCGACGCTGCCACTACAGCGCAGATCCGAACCATGATCGCGAAATGTCACTGGAGTACTAGGGCGCGTTCGGTGAGCGCGCCGTAGCCCAGTCCCAGGACGGTCCACAGCACCCCATGGATCCCGAGGGAGGTAGCGCTCACCTTGTCCCAGTAAGAACTTACGGGTGAGCATTGGGCGACGGTTGGCCAGCGCTTACTCTTCGAGGAGCTGGCACCGGTGTGTCGCAATCCGGACGATTTACAGCCTGAGGAGATCCAGATCGCTGACTATCTCGCGGCAGCAATGGCGACAAGCGGGCTCCACCGAGGAAACGACGGCTTCACTCGAGTACAGCCTGTCTCGGCCGGAGGAACTGGTCGATAGACCGCAGAGGGATTCGTCAGCCCGACGACCAGTCACTCCGTACGGCATCGCGCGTTTGCAACTCCTCGGCCAGTCTGGACATAAGTTGCGTCCATGCGCGTCCCTGTAACCAGAGTGTGCCGCCGTCTCTCTTCGAGGCGGCGGCACACCTGTTCATTAAGGCTGGTTTAGGTTTGTTCAGGTGATCCCACCCTTGGAGGTTCCTAGGGATCCTTGGAGCTCTCCACGAAGAATTCCTCGACAAGATCGAACAGCGCCCGAATCCTGTCCTCCTCGCTCCATTCAGCGTCGCCCGCCTGCCCTGACCCGGCCCTGCGCGCGTCGAGCAGCCTGGCCGCGATAAGAGGCCACGCGAGATTGCGCTGGCTGCCCCATAGCTCGGCCACCCATTCCTGGAAGCCATGCAGCAAGGTCCAATCGGTGGCCATATCCGCACCGATCAGGAACGCTGCGGCCTCATCGAAGGTCCTCATACCGTAGGAGGTGGGACGACGCCGCGCGTCTCTCAGTCTGTACTGAAGATCGATGTCCATGTCACATGAGTTTCATCGGGGGTAGTTCCGGTGAAATAGGCGTGAAAACGAGGTCCTCCTTATATTGCCAGTGGTTTCGATACTCTTCCATTGATTCACCTTTGGGGCCTGTCCAGGCATCGTAGACGCGATTGTCCTTGACCAGGACGTCATGGTGGCCCCAGAAGGTATCCTGTTCTCGATACTTGGGGAGATATGGAGCATTGTATCGGTCGGTTATGCGATGACGTGTTCCGCCGAGTATCCTCTGTATCTCCTTAGCGACCTCCTCGCAACCGCTGCTCCTGCAGATCTCGGAGACCGGCCGAGGCCTCCAGTTGGGGCCCAGATTGGGGACCGGTTCGCGCCCCATCGGCGCCGCGGGGCCGCCATACTCCATCCCTCCGACGAGGCCCAGGCGCCCCACCGTGTCACCAATGAAAGACCAATTGTCCTTCCACGCCCCCTCTGCACAGGTGTGGAGCATGCAGTCCACGAAGCCGGGGCCGTCGCCTCCGAAGTTTCCGCCGCCGTAGTTCTGCGAGGGATCGTACCCCCACCCCTCTGTGGGCGGCAGGCTCGGTGAGTTCTGCGTGACGGTATCGCTGCGCGGCTGGACCGGAGTGGGCGAAGCCTGCGGTACACGCGTGGTCGGCACGACGACTTCCACGCAATCACATTCGACATATTCATTCCCATTGCCGCTGGCACCCCCACCGCCGTCATCCTGTTTGCAGCCTTTCTTACACGGCTGGTTTCCGCAGTTCTTTTTACAAGACTGACCACCACCGCAGTTCTTTTTGCAATTAGTTCCCCCGCCCTTGCCGCTCGGACCCATTCCAGAGCAGTTCTTGGTGCACCTGCTTCCCGAGCAGTTCTTTATACAGCTTCCGTGGCAGTTCTTGACGCACGTGCTCACGCAGTTCTTAACGCATCTGCTGGTGCAGTTCTGTTTGCACGTGCCGTGGCAGTTCTTGAGGCAGGAACTGGTGCAGTTCTTCGTGCACTTGGTGGTCGGCGAGCCGTTCCCGCTGGAGCGGTTGCCGCCGCTCTGGCCGCCGCCGCTCCCGCTGCCGCCCTTGCCGCCGCTCCCGCTGCCGCCCTTGCCGCCGCTCCCGCCCTTGCCGCCGCTGCCGCCCTTACCGCCCTTGCCGTCCTTCCCTCCACCCTTCGGGGATTTCTTGGCTGGCGGGTCATATGTTTCGGGATACCTCTCGTACCGCGGCGGCATGACGATGACGGTCGCCACGTCGTCAGGGTCACTCGGCCACCCGTCGTCTGCGCTTGTCGGCTGCAACCCGACGTGACCGGACGGGTCGATGGTCGTCATGGGGTTGGCGTTGCCGTAGACGTAAGCGTTCTGCTGAATGGACGGGTCCGGAAAGAGGTTCCAGCCGTCGCGGCTGGTGAAGGCGCCAGTACCGGGCTCGTACCAGCGGCTGAGCATGTTCACCTTCCCGGAGTCCGGGTCGGTCCATTCGCCCTGGTATCCCAAATCGTGCCGGGTGCCGTTCCGGGCGATCTCCTCGCCGAACGGGTTGTAGGCGACCGAATCGCTCAACGTGTTCCCGGCGCCCTGGAAGGTGCCGATGACGTCCCCGTGCAGGTCGGTCAGTGCGTAGCGCGGGCCGGTGCCGTCCGAGACGCTGACGGGCTCACCGTTGACGCCTCTGCCGTAGGTCGCCTGCCTGACGCCGGCGGCGTCGGTCGTCGCGACGACGTCATTGCCCAGATCGGCGTAGAGGAAGCGGCTGACCGCAGTACCTTGGGTGCGGCCTGTGACCCGGTCCAGGGCGTCGTAGGTGTAGGTCGCCTGCCCGTCGCTGAACATCCGGTCGAAGGCGTCGAACTGGAGATTCTTGGTCACCCCGCTGGTGGTCTTGCTCTGCAGGGTGCCTCGCGCCGTGTAGGTGTAAGTGGATCCGCCACCGGTCAGCAGCCTGTTGCGTTCGTCGTAGGTGAAGGTCTGGGATCCCGCCTTGACGCGGTTCCCCGAATCGTCCCAGGCGTAGTCGGTGACGGCCCCGCCGGGGGCGGTCCAGGAGGTCAGCCGGTTGCTCCAGTCGTAGGTGTAGGTGTTGATCCCCGCGCCGGCCGTACCTGTGGTCGTCTTGGTGGTGAGGTTGTCGTCACGGTCGTAGCCGTAGGTGATCGAGGCGAGTGTGGCGTTGGACGAGGACTTCAGCGTGTCGCCGGTGAGCCGGTTCATCGGGTCGTAGGTGTAGGTGCGCTTAGGCCCTCCGGCGCCGTAGTCGATGCCGGTGAGCCGGTCACCGGCATCGTAGCCGTAGGTCAGCGTGGTTGAGGTCACCGGATCGCTGAAGGTCTTCAGCCGGTTGGCGTCGTCCCAGGTGAAGGAGGCGGAGCCGGCCGCGTCGGTGCGCTGGACCAGGCGGTCGTCGGCGTCGTAG includes these proteins:
- a CDS encoding transglycosylase domain-containing protein, with translation MTSGSDRRTAAGGEPARLRWPGPSVPLAIATLGLAGVVGGLLVAAIALPAVGGAGVLTRDAAHDFFEVPTMLRELPLPERTRLLDKNGRQFAQFYVQNRQSVDLAAITPMMRKAIVAIEDARFYEHAGLDVKGTLRALVTNARAGSIRQGGSSLTQQLVKNILLQNARSEGERDLARAPSIRRKIQELRYAMGLERKYTKDQILLRYLNIAYFGGGAFGVEAAARRFFGVPASALTLAQAATLAGAVRTPFVTDPTLGPEHQAELLTRRNLVLDRMSQLRMAPRAEAEAAKAGPLALNLRAEPGGCSESDYPYFCLYVQKDIVNNAAFGRTRAERERRLYRDGLVIKTTLDPVVQRAAERALAAHVSPKDHQVAAEAMVEPGTGRIRALAASKKYGVNPGDDGPKTTYNLAADMAHGGGQGFQAGSTFKVFTLATALAKGWRFDQGFDTPGSFVPSSGYKDCSGKRVNAPGTVIHNAGGEGKGGPHSLATGTWQSVNIFYMMLEREVGLCDVVKTARALGVVRADGKPLKEVPTFTLGVNEMDPVTVAGAFAAFGARGRYCRPMAILEIADRRGRRTTVAPSCSPALDEEVADAVNHILSGVFTRGTMKGQGIGRPAAGKTGTNNDYTSAWFAGYTPDLAAAVSLGDIRGAYKHPLTGVEIGGRSYGGVQGATLPGPIWVHSMDNALRDTPATPFHAPNTSRFGGGTTPGLKPEDLETTDPRKRRDGEDPRSGPDDHGDPGRYADGPFAEEDRGHRPRPHWRRSSIDPYRYLWDPYHDPGHRRPWYLDDDLDSLAGAPRHPWNHSTTHHPDPPWTTRRHDD
- the murA gene encoding UDP-N-acetylglucosamine 1-carboxyvinyltransferase translates to MSEEVWLIDPSGPLRGDVEVRGSKNAVSKHMVAAMLGIGPSTLHNAPEVGEVGITAAMLSALGIEVDITQREITLERGPEIRPRVPEAFTGLNRIPILMLGPLLHLAGEAYVPLVGGDPIGRRPVNFHVEALRALGAEIEVRDTGIFAKATRLRGARIELPYPSVGATETILLSAVLAEGKTVIKGAATEPEVVELALFLQRMGARIELSPDRRIVIEGVERLRGASTWLAGDRIEAFSYLVAGLITGGEVRVHGCPQDRLVTAITTLARMGAQFDITDEWLTASAPHGLRAAAVQTDTHPGFMTDWQTPLMVLFTQAEGMSVLHETVFENRLVYVPALQKMGCEIETFDVCLGGPACRYHDTNAKHSAVVRGVSKLRGADVTLPDIRAGFSAVLAAAVAEGTSTLRGVNHIERGYHRVFDQFTSLGLKISRGA